The Pseudomonas hefeiensis genomic sequence CCGGCGTGAATCCCGTAACCTTGCGCGCATGGGAGCGTCGCTACGGTCTGATCCAGCCCACTCGCACCGAAAGCGGGCATCGCTTGTACTCTCTGGGCGATATCGAAAAGGTGCGCAGCATCCTCGGCTGGATCGAGCGTGGGGTGGCCGTGAGCAAAGTGGGAAAGATCCTGACCAAGACCGCGTCGGTGCAGCCTGTCTCCGCGCTTATTTCCCCCGATCTGGTAAAAGCCGATTACGCCCAGTGGCAACAACAGGTGGCGGACGCGGTTGGCAACTTTGACGATATAGAGTTGGATCGTCTCTACGGGCAGATATTTTCCACCTATGCGGTGCCGATCGTATTCCAGGACATCCTGATGCCGATCTGGCGGCAGTTGCAGCAACGCCAGCAGGAGTTCGGACAAACCAGCGAATGGGTGTTTTTCGATGGGTTCCTGCGATCACGCATCATCCAGCGACTCTTGCTCAAACGCGAAGCCCATACGCGGCGCGTGCTAGTGGTTGGCATTGTCGGTCAATGCCGAGAGCTGGAGTTGCTGGTCACGGCGCTGTTCGTCTCCAAGGCGGAGGTAGGCGTCAGGGTGTTGACCATCGGGCTGCCGTTCGACGAGCTGACCCTGGTATGCCAGAAAATCCAGCCTTTGGCGTTGGTGCTGGTTTCCAATCATGCACCGCTTCCTGAGTTGCCCAAGCGCCTGAACAAACTGGCGATGGGCCTGGACTGCCCGCTGATGCTGGCCGGTGATGTGTCCGATCTGCTCCAGGGCAGCCTGGCGGGATCGTCAATCGGTTGCCTGGGCGGTGAAGGGACGTTGATGCGCCAGAGGTTGCGACAACTCTTGGCGGGTAGTCTGGATACCTGATGAGCGGCTGGTGAGGCCGCGCTAGGCTAGATATGCATGGCCGGATGGGTCAGACGGTGTTGCTGAAGGATGTATTGGCGCAGGCGTTCGGTCTCATCCTCGTCATTCTGGCTCAGATGGTAGGCGTACAGGCCTTGATCGTTTTCCCGTTCCAGCGTGCCGCGCAGGGAAATCCTTTCATAACCTGACGGGCTGAACCACAAGGCAAATTGCTTTGGTGGCTTGGTGCGACTGCGGTTTTCCAGCAGGATACCTTTGCAGGACACCTCATGGGCCCAGAGCGGACCCGGCTGGCCTCTGGCATTCTCCAGTGCCACCGGTTCGTCAAGGGTGAGGCGCCATGGACGAATCTTCGGCCCGTCTTCGTAGATGCTGGGCACGCCCAGACGCAGGTGCATCGCGTGGAATTCGTCTTCCACCAGATGCAACGGAAAAGTCATTTGCTGGTTTTCAAAGTTGGCGTGCAGCGTGACCTGCTCGTTAGCCGCCAGGCGCGTCAGCAAGTCACGAATTTGCGACCCGCCGTTTACCAGCAAGCTCGACGTTACATCCCGCTCGTTGAGTTGCGGGTTGTGCTGCATGGTCCGGATGAAATCCAATTCATCCTGCGTCAGGAGGGCATCGCGTTGCATGGTGTGCTCGAAATGAGTATTTACATTTTCACTGGTGATTGTAGTGACTGACCGCTAATTCGCCGTTTTGTTTGCGCCGTTCGTCGCTTCGAGCCGGGCGATGGTTGCTCGTGCTTCAGCCAGCTCCTTCTCTAGTTGGGCGACGCGCTGCTGAGCCTTGACCTGCGCCGTCACGTCTTTTTGCACGCCGACGAAATAAGTGCGTCCGTCCGCCTCGCTTTGCACCGTCGATAGAGATAACTCATTCCAGAAAGGGCTGCCGTCCTTGCGGTAGTTGCGCAGTATCTCCCGGCAAGCATCGCCCTGCTTCAGGGCCGTGCGAATCTGTTCCAGAGCCGGCTGATCGCGATCTCCCGACTGCAGGAAACGGCAGTCCTGATAAAGGATCTCGTCGCTGCTGTAGCCGGTCAGCCGTTCGAAAGCCGGGTTTACGTAGATCAGGATATTGTCTTCGTCGCCTTCTTTTTCAGCGATGACGATGCCGTCGTTCGAAGCGTTGATGACCAGTTGCATCAGTTGAGCGTTAATCATGGGCGACATCCCTTGAACATCCCTGTGTGCGCTGCATTTTAGAAGAACCTGGCACTATGTCTACTGGCCATTATCGGTTGTTGAGAGTCAATCGCAGCGTTGCGTCTGAGCCTGTTACTATCGCCGCTCTTTTTATTCCGGTTCAGGATCAGATTGATGAAAGTCGCCATCCTTTCGGGTTCCGTCTACGGGACCGCCGAAGAAGTCGCCCGGCACGCCGCCAAACTGCTCGGTGACGCGGGTTTCGAAACGCTGCACAACCCGCGCGCAAGCCTTGTGGACATTCAGGCATTTGGTCCGGAGGCCTTGCTGGCCGTGACTTCCACGACGGGCATGGGAGAGTTGCCGGACAACTTGATGCCGTTATATTCGACAATTCGCGACCAATTGCCTGCCGCGTTTCGTGACTTGCCCGGCGCCGTAATAGGCCTGGGCGATGCCAGCTATGGCGATACCTTCTGTGGTGGTGGCGAACAGATGCGCGAGTTGTTCGCCGAGCTGGGTGTGCGTGAGGTATTGCCTATGTTGCGTCTGGATGCCAGCGAAAGCGTCACCCCGGAAACCGATGCCGAACCCTGGCTGGAGGAGTTGATCAACGCGTTGCGTGGTTGATGCGATGGTGGGTACGGCCACTGCGTTGATGACTCGCTCGGCCATTAAGCTGGCTGCCAATGCAACTACCGGCCCGGCCGGAGCTGACTAGACTGGGTTAGCTTGTTCATGACTGTTTCAGAACAAGTACCTATAACTAGAAAGCCAGAGGTCAGAGCCGTGAGCGTAGCGCCCGTCCCATCGACACTCAGCATCAAAGATCAGGTCAGTGCCGCCGAATGGCAAACCCGCGTCGATCTGGCCGCCTGTTACCGGCTTGTCGCCATGCATGGCTGGGATGACCTGATTTTCACGCATATATCCGCCAAGGTGCCCGGTACCGATGATTTTTTGATCAACCCGTTCGGGTTGATGTTTCATGAGGTCACCGCCTCTAGCCTGGTCAAGGTCGATCAGGCCGGCAACAAGCTGATGGACAGCCCCTACGAGATCAATCCGGCCGGTTATACCATCCACAGTGCGGTGCATGAGGTGCGGCACGACGTGGCTTGTGTGCTGCATACCCACACCGCGGCCGGGGTCGCCGTGTCGGCACAGAAGCAGGGTGTGTTGCCCATCAGCCAGCAATCGTTGTTTGTATTGTCGAGTCTGGCGTATCACGCTTATGAAGGTGTGGCCCTCAACCACGAAGAGAAGGCCCGCCTGCAGGCGGATCTGGGCGACAATAATTTCCTGATGCTGCACAACCATGGTCTGCTGACCTGC encodes the following:
- a CDS encoding PAS domain-containing protein translates to MINAQLMQLVINASNDGIVIAEKEGDEDNILIYVNPAFERLTGYSSDEILYQDCRFLQSGDRDQPALEQIRTALKQGDACREILRNYRKDGSPFWNELSLSTVQSEADGRTYFVGVQKDVTAQVKAQQRVAQLEKELAEARATIARLEATNGANKTAN
- a CDS encoding MerR family transcriptional regulator, whose amino-acid sequence is MSVITEDNFVFQASTALKQEELFPIREVARLTGVNPVTLRAWERRYGLIQPTRTESGHRLYSLGDIEKVRSILGWIERGVAVSKVGKILTKTASVQPVSALISPDLVKADYAQWQQQVADAVGNFDDIELDRLYGQIFSTYAVPIVFQDILMPIWRQLQQRQQEFGQTSEWVFFDGFLRSRIIQRLLLKREAHTRRVLVVGIVGQCRELELLVTALFVSKAEVGVRVLTIGLPFDELTLVCQKIQPLALVLVSNHAPLPELPKRLNKLAMGLDCPLMLAGDVSDLLQGSLAGSSIGCLGGEGTLMRQRLRQLLAGSLDT
- a CDS encoding class II aldolase/adducin family protein, with protein sequence MSVAPVPSTLSIKDQVSAAEWQTRVDLAACYRLVAMHGWDDLIFTHISAKVPGTDDFLINPFGLMFHEVTASSLVKVDQAGNKLMDSPYEINPAGYTIHSAVHEVRHDVACVLHTHTAAGVAVSAQKQGVLPISQQSLFVLSSLAYHAYEGVALNHEEKARLQADLGDNNFLMLHNHGLLTCGGSIADAFLMMFTFQRACDIQVLAHSGGAELIAIEPQILAGARAMIAGVTKSAQGMGGALAWPALLRKLDQQDSGYRN
- a CDS encoding flavodoxin; translation: MKVAILSGSVYGTAEEVARHAAKLLGDAGFETLHNPRASLVDIQAFGPEALLAVTSTTGMGELPDNLMPLYSTIRDQLPAAFRDLPGAVIGLGDASYGDTFCGGGEQMRELFAELGVREVLPMLRLDASESVTPETDAEPWLEELINALRG